A portion of the bacterium genome contains these proteins:
- a CDS encoding FAD-dependent oxidoreductase, whose product MRVRPEVDVLVCGGGTAGAVAAVAAARTGARTVLVEQYGTVGGMASTGMSFLGVSDGSGRRALGGIGAELFERLTGAGAAFDDRPDKQVASVTVADPVALQQTLLEMLLGAGVEFLLHTFCVDAVTEGPRVRGILAANKGGLETVLARAIVDATGDGDVAARAGARFILGRTGDGLLQPVTRIFRVCDVDVDEMLAYLRVHPEEMDLPERWDGGAAYTADDLKERSVVMDAFPSLVAAARQAGELTVPRDRLGLETGPVSGVVTVNATRVHGVDATDPDALSRAEVETQRQMFEVLRLLRRRVPGFARARLLDSAYQVGVRESRHVAGDYVLTMDDVLSGADFPDTVARGAYPLDLHDMRPGANVLGSRVGGGGVTLRRVEHSHGIPLRCLTPAAVDGLVVAGRAISATHEAAASVRGQAVCMATGHAAGTVAAMSAAAGTPPRRLPMPAVQRTLRAQHAVLDSAVPAT is encoded by the coding sequence AGCAGTACGGCACGGTCGGCGGCATGGCGTCGACGGGGATGTCCTTTCTGGGCGTGAGCGACGGTAGCGGCCGGCGCGCGCTCGGCGGGATCGGCGCGGAGCTCTTCGAGCGGCTGACCGGCGCCGGCGCCGCCTTTGACGACCGGCCGGACAAGCAGGTCGCGTCGGTCACGGTGGCGGATCCGGTCGCGCTGCAGCAGACGCTGCTGGAGATGCTCCTCGGCGCCGGCGTGGAGTTTCTGCTCCACACTTTCTGCGTCGATGCGGTGACCGAAGGGCCGCGGGTCCGCGGCATCCTCGCGGCCAACAAGGGCGGCCTCGAAACCGTCCTCGCGCGGGCGATTGTGGACGCGACGGGCGACGGCGATGTCGCCGCGCGCGCCGGCGCCCGGTTCATCCTCGGCCGCACGGGCGACGGCCTGCTGCAGCCCGTGACGCGAATCTTCCGCGTGTGCGACGTCGACGTGGACGAGATGCTGGCGTATCTGCGGGTCCATCCGGAGGAGATGGATCTGCCCGAGCGGTGGGACGGCGGCGCCGCGTACACGGCGGACGACCTGAAGGAGCGGTCGGTCGTCATGGACGCATTTCCGTCGCTCGTCGCCGCGGCCCGGCAGGCCGGCGAGTTGACCGTGCCGCGGGACCGCCTCGGCCTCGAGACGGGCCCGGTGTCCGGGGTGGTCACCGTCAACGCGACTCGCGTCCACGGCGTCGACGCGACCGATCCCGACGCGCTGAGCCGCGCGGAAGTGGAGACGCAGCGCCAGATGTTCGAGGTCTTACGGCTTCTTCGACGGCGGGTGCCGGGGTTCGCGAGGGCCAGGCTGCTCGACTCCGCCTACCAGGTCGGCGTGCGCGAGTCGCGGCACGTCGCCGGGGACTATGTGCTCACGATGGACGACGTCCTGTCGGGCGCCGACTTTCCCGACACGGTCGCCCGGGGCGCTTATCCGCTCGATCTGCACGACATGCGCCCGGGCGCCAACGTGCTCGGCAGCCGGGTGGGCGGCGGCGGCGTGACGCTTCGGCGGGTCGAGCACTCCCACGGGATTCCGCTGCGGTGCCTGACCCCGGCGGCGGTCGACGGCCTCGTCGTAGCGGGCCGCGCGATCTCCGCGACCCATGAAGCCGCCGCGTCCGTTCGAGGCCAGGCCGTCTGCATGGCGACGGGGCACGCCGCAGGCACCGTCGCCGCGATGAGCGCCGCCGCGGGGACACCGCCCCGGCGGCTCCCGATGCCCGCCGTTCAGCGGACGCTGCGCGCGCAGCACGCCGTACTGGACTCCGCGGTTCCGGCGACGTGA